In one Lysobacter alkalisoli genomic region, the following are encoded:
- a CDS encoding TolB family protein, whose protein sequence is MAWAASMPVAVAASGLSEYGIEGIRMVSTPADEEGATISANGQRIVWAVRGRESGAGGSDLWQARRVDGRWQDAAPLAINTDADEGDPAFSPDGHWLYFSSNRDGGAGGFDLYRATVLDDGRIGAVEHLGPAINSEGNERAPMPGPDGSVLLFASDGHGGAGGLDLLLARWDGDAFIEPVPLPGTVNTAADETDPAWLAGGATLLFTRGNAGVSQIQVAHCDGATYGEAEPLKLSFNSADARTFAPTPDWSKPTELLVAGSARAPRAGGLDLYRAVSPKVAGRAGCLD, encoded by the coding sequence GTTGCGGTCGCCGCCAGCGGTCTGTCCGAATACGGCATCGAGGGCATCCGCATGGTCTCGACCCCGGCCGACGAGGAAGGCGCCACGATCAGCGCCAATGGCCAACGCATCGTCTGGGCCGTGCGCGGCCGCGAAAGCGGCGCCGGTGGCAGCGACCTGTGGCAGGCCCGTCGGGTCGATGGACGCTGGCAGGACGCCGCCCCGCTCGCCATCAACACCGATGCCGATGAGGGCGACCCGGCCTTCAGCCCGGATGGCCACTGGCTGTATTTCAGCTCCAACCGCGACGGCGGCGCCGGCGGCTTCGACCTTTATCGCGCCACGGTGCTCGACGACGGCCGCATCGGTGCGGTCGAGCACCTCGGCCCGGCCATCAACAGCGAAGGAAACGAGCGCGCGCCGATGCCCGGTCCCGACGGCAGCGTGCTGCTGTTCGCCAGCGATGGCCATGGCGGTGCCGGCGGCCTCGACCTGCTGCTCGCGCGCTGGGATGGCGACGCCTTCATCGAACCGGTGCCGCTGCCCGGCACGGTCAACACCGCCGCCGATGAAACCGATCCCGCCTGGCTCGCCGGCGGCGCGACCCTGCTGTTCACGCGTGGCAATGCCGGCGTATCGCAGATCCAGGTCGCCCATTGCGACGGCGCCACCTACGGCGAAGCGGAACCGCTGAAGCTGTCCTTCAACAGCGCCGACGCCCGCACCTTCGCCCCGACCCCGGACTGGAGCAAACCGACCGAACTGCTGGTCGCCGGCAGCGCCCGTGCCCCGCGCGCCGGCGGCCTCGACCTCTATCGCGCGGTGTCGCCGAAGGTCGCCGGGCGGGCGGGGTGCCTGGATTGA
- the hemB gene encoding porphobilinogen synthase yields the protein MAYPDTRMRRMRRDEFSRRLMREHVLTADDLIYPVFVHERDGREAVASMPGVERLSIDELLRVAEQASELRVPALTLFGVPEVEKKTADGAIAWADDGIVQRAVQALKKRFPELGVITDVALDPYTTHGQDGLLDDDGYILNDATVEALARQAQSHADAGADVVAPSDMMDGRIGAIRAALEEAGHVNTRILAYSAKYASAFYGPFRSAVGSAAALGKGNKHTYQMDPANADEALHEVALDLDEGADMVMVKPGLPYLDIVRRVKDEFRMPTYVYQVSGEYAMLKAAAQNGWLDERATVMEALLAFKRAGADGILTYYALDAARWLREG from the coding sequence ATGGCCTATCCCGATACCCGCATGCGGCGGATGCGCCGCGACGAGTTCTCGCGCCGGTTGATGCGCGAGCACGTCCTCACCGCCGACGACCTCATCTACCCCGTCTTCGTCCACGAGCGCGACGGCCGCGAGGCGGTCGCCTCGATGCCCGGCGTCGAACGGCTGTCGATCGACGAACTGCTGCGCGTGGCCGAGCAGGCCAGCGAGCTGCGCGTGCCGGCGCTGACCCTGTTCGGCGTGCCGGAGGTGGAGAAGAAGACCGCCGACGGCGCCATCGCCTGGGCCGACGACGGCATCGTCCAGCGCGCGGTGCAGGCGTTGAAGAAGCGTTTTCCCGAGCTCGGCGTGATCACCGACGTCGCCCTCGACCCCTACACCACCCACGGCCAGGACGGTCTGCTCGACGACGACGGCTACATCCTCAACGACGCCACCGTCGAGGCGCTGGCCAGGCAGGCGCAGTCGCATGCCGACGCCGGCGCCGACGTGGTCGCACCGAGCGACATGATGGACGGACGCATCGGTGCGATCCGTGCCGCGCTGGAGGAGGCCGGTCACGTCAACACCCGCATCCTCGCCTACAGCGCCAAGTACGCCAGCGCGTTCTACGGCCCGTTCCGCAGCGCGGTCGGCTCGGCCGCGGCGCTGGGCAAGGGCAACAAGCACACCTACCAGATGGACCCGGCCAACGCCGACGAGGCCCTGCACGAGGTCGCGCTCGACCTCGACGAAGGCGCCGACATGGTCATGGTCAAGCCTGGCCTGCCCTACCTCGACATCGTGCGGCGAGTGAAGGACGAATTCCGCATGCCGACCTACGTCTACCAGGTCAGCGGCGAATACGCGATGCTCAAGGCCGCCGCACAGAACGGCTGGCTCGACGAGCGGGCAACCGTCATGGAAGCCCTCCTCGCCTTCAAGCGCGCCGGCGCCGACGGCATCCTGACCTACTACGCCCTCGACGCCGCGCGCTGGCTGCGGGAGGGGTGA
- a CDS encoding chorismate transformation enzyme, FkbO/Hyg5 family yields the protein MNANVALDTRAPRLSVDYVAADPASLLTDDAVLAVLGFGRDAPVCDDPRYLRVGLEPHGAALLEVWRSTGPVRHGRDGELAWAEDGTLLFGALETDEAPLVGNDTDIEAAAEHTYRRMEAFIHARGYPHLLRSWNYLADITHGEDDSERYRRFCIGRARGIAPSGGVIAPGTLPAATAIGRTDGVRRLQVYWLAARRPGSPLENPRQVSAWRYPRQYGPQPPSFARAMLPPAGSTMPLLLSGTAAVVGHQTRHAESVADQLAETFANFDSLFATAREQRPSLPPRFGGGSRLKVYVRDRDAIPTVERLLAERLGPDVPRIVLHAAICRRDLLMEIDGVHDG from the coding sequence ATGAACGCGAATGTGGCCCTCGATACCCGGGCCCCGCGGCTGTCGGTCGACTACGTCGCGGCCGACCCGGCTTCGCTGCTGACCGATGACGCTGTGCTGGCGGTACTCGGCTTCGGCCGTGATGCCCCCGTCTGCGACGACCCGCGCTACCTGCGGGTCGGCCTGGAGCCGCACGGCGCTGCATTGCTTGAAGTCTGGCGCAGCACCGGCCCGGTCCGGCATGGCCGCGACGGCGAGCTGGCATGGGCCGAGGACGGCACCCTGCTGTTCGGCGCCCTGGAAACAGACGAGGCTCCGCTGGTCGGCAACGACACCGATATCGAGGCCGCCGCCGAACACACCTACCGGCGGATGGAAGCCTTCATCCACGCCCGCGGCTACCCGCACCTGCTGCGGTCCTGGAACTACCTCGCCGACATCACCCATGGCGAGGACGACAGCGAGCGTTACCGGCGCTTCTGCATCGGCCGCGCCCGCGGGATCGCCCCGTCGGGCGGCGTGATCGCCCCCGGCACCCTGCCCGCGGCGACCGCAATCGGCCGCACCGATGGCGTGCGCCGGCTGCAGGTCTACTGGCTGGCCGCGCGCCGCCCCGGCAGCCCACTGGAGAACCCGCGCCAGGTCAGCGCCTGGCGCTACCCACGCCAGTACGGACCGCAGCCTCCAAGCTTCGCCCGCGCGATGTTGCCGCCGGCCGGCAGCACGATGCCGTTGCTGTTGTCGGGCACCGCGGCGGTGGTCGGCCACCAGACCCGCCACGCCGAATCGGTCGCCGACCAGCTCGCCGAGACCTTCGCCAACTTCGACAGCCTGTTCGCAACCGCGCGCGAGCAACGTCCGTCGCTGCCACCCCGATTCGGTGGCGGCAGCCGGCTCAAGGTCTATGTGCGCGACCGCGACGCGATCCCGACGGTCGAGCGTCTGCTGGCCGAACGGCTCGGTCCGGACGTGCCGCGGATCGTCCTGCACGCCGCAATCTGCCGCCGCGACCTGCTGATGGAGATCGACGGCGTGCATGACGGCTGA
- a CDS encoding phosphopantetheine-binding protein yields the protein MSVQTAAERELAELLVESLNLEEVAPEGIDPEAPLFGEGLGLDSIDALELALAISKKHGIQLRSDSDENRRIFASLRALAAHIDQQKAA from the coding sequence ATGTCCGTACAAACCGCCGCCGAACGCGAACTGGCCGAACTGCTGGTCGAGAGCCTGAACCTGGAAGAGGTGGCTCCCGAAGGGATCGACCCCGAGGCCCCGCTGTTCGGCGAGGGCCTGGGGCTGGATTCGATCGATGCGCTGGAGCTGGCGCTGGCGATCTCGAAGAAGCACGGCATCCAGCTGCGCTCGGACAGCGACGAGAACCGCCGCATCTTCGCCTCGCTACGCGCGCTGGCGGCGCACATCGACCAGCAGAAGGCGGCCTGA
- a CDS encoding COG4648 family protein, whose product MHSLLPRLLLALAYPWLAHWAAGGSDLAASLALADLVLIVLVEGLLCRRLRAWLALAAALAMLAALHGTVWPRVLLLAPPMLFTGLVAWFFARSLADPRGALITRIVAALDRCEPAALPPRLHRYTRRLTAAWAGVMTLLCVVNGLLALIAVPDGALALLGTRAPLTVSREQWSLFANLLNYGLVGLFFVGEYALRRRWFPARPYRNFLEFMRMMGRLGPEFWRGLFTRP is encoded by the coding sequence ATGCACAGCCTCCTGCCGCGCCTGCTGCTGGCGCTGGCCTATCCATGGCTGGCGCACTGGGCCGCTGGCGGCAGCGATCTCGCCGCCTCCCTGGCACTGGCCGACCTGGTCCTGATCGTGCTTGTCGAAGGGCTGTTATGCCGGCGGCTGCGGGCCTGGCTGGCCCTGGCCGCGGCGCTGGCGATGCTGGCCGCCCTGCATGGCACGGTGTGGCCGCGAGTGCTGCTGCTGGCGCCGCCGATGCTGTTCACCGGGCTGGTGGCGTGGTTCTTCGCCCGCAGCCTGGCGGACCCGCGCGGCGCCCTGATCACCCGCATCGTCGCTGCGCTGGACCGTTGCGAGCCGGCCGCGCTGCCGCCGCGGCTGCATCGCTATACCCGGCGCCTGACCGCCGCCTGGGCCGGGGTGATGACGCTGCTGTGCGTGGTCAACGGCCTGCTCGCCCTGATCGCGGTGCCGGACGGCGCCCTGGCCCTGCTGGGGACCCGCGCGCCGCTGACGGTGAGCCGCGAACAGTGGTCGCTGTTCGCCAACCTGCTCAACTACGGCCTGGTCGGGCTGTTTTTCGTCGGCGAGTACGCGTTGCGCCGGCGCTGGTTCCCGGCCCGGCCATACCGCAACTTCCTCGAGTTCATGCGGATGATGGGCCGGCTCGGCCCCGAGTTCTGGCGCGGGCTGTTCACCCGTCCCTGA
- a CDS encoding LpxL/LpxP family acyltransferase produces MSTTTPASGNGDWTRRPEGGGRVAFWLIGTFARRFGRTPARLLLYPITLYYLAMRGPERRASRAYLERILGRRARLRDVARHIHTFAATILDRVFLLCGRFDDFEIAIEGLEALVGRAQRGEGMLLFGSHLGSFEALRALAAKHSEVQLRIVLDKQHNPALTGMLDALNPELARNIIDAGQDGPSIVLAIRQAIDDGAMVAVLADRVRPGETVEPVPFLGAPAPFPLAPWLIAAVLGAPVVLVFGLYQGGRRYRLVFEPFNAGGTIARRERERTLSQWVHRYAARLESHARSAPFNWFNFYDFWQNDDARIPPTAVAGATAHDDASVARGAD; encoded by the coding sequence ATGAGCACGACCACGCCTGCATCGGGCAATGGCGACTGGACCCGGCGCCCGGAGGGTGGCGGTCGCGTCGCGTTCTGGCTGATCGGCACCTTCGCCCGCCGTTTCGGGCGTACCCCGGCACGGCTGCTGCTGTATCCGATCACCCTGTACTACCTGGCCATGCGCGGGCCGGAGCGGCGTGCCTCACGGGCCTACCTGGAGCGCATCCTCGGCCGTCGTGCGCGACTGCGCGATGTCGCCCGCCACATCCACACCTTTGCCGCCACCATCCTCGACCGGGTGTTCCTGCTGTGCGGACGGTTCGATGACTTCGAGATCGCGATCGAGGGGCTGGAGGCGCTCGTGGGCCGGGCCCAGCGCGGCGAGGGGATGCTGCTGTTCGGCTCCCACCTGGGCAGTTTCGAGGCCCTGCGTGCGCTGGCCGCGAAACACTCCGAAGTCCAGTTGCGGATCGTGCTCGACAAGCAGCACAACCCTGCCTTGACCGGGATGCTCGACGCGCTCAATCCGGAGCTGGCGCGCAATATCATCGATGCCGGCCAGGACGGTCCTTCGATCGTCCTCGCGATCCGCCAGGCCATCGATGACGGTGCCATGGTCGCGGTGCTGGCCGACCGTGTGCGTCCGGGCGAGACGGTCGAGCCGGTGCCGTTCCTGGGCGCGCCGGCGCCATTCCCGCTGGCTCCGTGGCTAATCGCCGCAGTGCTCGGTGCGCCGGTGGTGCTGGTGTTCGGCCTGTATCAGGGCGGGCGCCGCTACCGGTTGGTGTTCGAACCGTTCAATGCGGGCGGCACGATCGCGCGACGCGAGCGGGAACGAACGCTGTCGCAATGGGTCCATCGCTACGCTGCGCGGTTGGAGTCGCATGCCCGCAGCGCCCCCTTCAACTGGTTCAACTTCTACGATTTCTGGCAGAACGACGATGCGCGAATCCCGCCGACCGCTGTTGCTGGCGCTACTGCTCACGACGACGCTTCCGTTGCACGCGGGGCCGATTGA
- a CDS encoding LolA-related protein, giving the protein MRESRRPLLLALLLTTTLPLHAGPIEQAIEPAVDVPGSVDSPAGADWVLAKIARPAPARTPFLELRGSALLKAPLRVVGEYRREADDALIRQVLSPYTETTTIADGMVRIERDGRAARRFSMSRAPELAALQASFGALLAGDRERLEQHYDLEVEGSRRAWSLHLSPHDPDLAARVSGMTLYGRGAELRCIESTPVDGGVQRSLLAGAVIDAEGVDDPAALQALCHGDAATEGGG; this is encoded by the coding sequence ATGCGCGAATCCCGCCGACCGCTGTTGCTGGCGCTACTGCTCACGACGACGCTTCCGTTGCACGCGGGGCCGATTGAGCAGGCGATCGAGCCGGCTGTCGACGTGCCCGGCAGCGTCGACAGCCCGGCCGGGGCCGATTGGGTGCTGGCGAAGATCGCGCGGCCGGCGCCGGCGCGCACGCCATTTCTCGAACTGCGCGGCTCGGCCTTGCTCAAGGCGCCGCTGCGGGTGGTCGGCGAGTATCGGCGTGAAGCCGACGACGCCCTGATCCGGCAGGTGCTGTCGCCCTACACCGAAACCACCACGATCGCCGACGGCATGGTCAGGATCGAACGCGACGGTCGTGCCGCGCGACGCTTTTCGATGTCGCGCGCACCCGAACTGGCCGCGTTGCAGGCCAGTTTCGGCGCGTTGCTGGCCGGCGACCGCGAGCGGCTGGAGCAGCACTACGATCTCGAGGTCGAGGGCAGCCGTCGCGCCTGGTCGCTGCACCTGTCGCCGCACGATCCCGACCTCGCCGCCCGCGTTTCCGGCATGACCTTGTACGGCCGTGGCGCCGAACTGCGCTGCATCGAGAGCACGCCGGTCGATGGTGGGGTCCAGCGCAGTCTGCTGGCCGGCGCGGTCATCGATGCCGAGGGCGTCGATGACCCGGCCGCATTGCAGGCGCTGTGCCACGGCGATGCCGCGACGGAGGGCGGTGGATGA
- a CDS encoding MMPL family transporter, protein MTAPRRLLLVLLWLGLLLAAGFWIGQQLQLSGDLRRFMPGARTPAQKLLIEELGEGPGARLLLVALSGDAPAELARQSQALRGALADSEPDEAHFDVVANGDDGGLDAVPERLRPYRYLLSATADRQSLDRAWLADELAQRVQDLGSPAADLIEPLLARDPTLEALKLAEAWQPPVAPEKRHGVWFDRNGNQALLLLETRAAGFDPAGQQAALATLREAFDTVRGDSPSELIVSGTGAFSEQIAANTRREATLFGSLGGCGFALILLLAFRRWQVPLLAALPVASAGLVGLAAVALLFADGVHGITLAFGFTLIGVAADYPIHLFSHLRPQQPPRDSARLIWRTLATGVASTCLAYLTFFVSGVDGLRQLAVFTVTGLATAALGTRFLLPALLVPASSDIAEGPRMARLLETIERLPRPAMPVVLGVAALAVAVIVFVPGTFWQNDLARLTPVPEDALARDLQLREALGAPDVRYLIAIQGEDVESVLIRSEQLRPALETLRATHVIVGYDMAARYLPSAATQRQRQARLPDPATLRRELAAALAGGPFRADAFEGFIEDVEHARTATPLRAGDLVGTPLEATLAGLLLTGERLSDDGRATALVSLAGLADPDSVAQVARAHDVQLLDLKQASESLVAEYRTRVLWALALAVLLMAGGVYVMLRDLRRTLRVLAPMLLSTVLVLALLRGLGVELNLFHLVALMLAAGLGLDYALFFDHAGGDHAEQCRTLHAVMVCAASTLLVFSLLALSSIPVLRAIGTTVALGVLFNLVLALLVTRRSALRV, encoded by the coding sequence ATGACGGCGCCAAGGCGTCTGTTGCTGGTCCTGTTGTGGCTGGGCCTGCTGCTCGCGGCCGGGTTCTGGATCGGCCAGCAGTTGCAGCTCAGCGGCGACCTGCGCCGGTTCATGCCGGGCGCGCGCACCCCGGCGCAGAAGTTGTTGATCGAGGAATTGGGCGAAGGCCCGGGCGCGCGCCTGCTGCTGGTGGCGCTGTCGGGCGATGCGCCGGCCGAACTGGCGCGGCAGTCGCAGGCCTTGCGCGGGGCGCTTGCGGACAGCGAACCCGATGAAGCGCATTTCGACGTCGTCGCCAACGGTGACGATGGCGGCCTCGACGCCGTGCCCGAACGCCTGCGTCCGTATCGCTACCTGCTGTCGGCTACGGCCGACCGGCAATCCCTCGACCGCGCCTGGCTGGCCGACGAGCTGGCCCAGCGCGTGCAGGATCTCGGCTCGCCGGCGGCGGATCTGATCGAACCGCTGTTGGCCCGCGATCCGACCCTGGAAGCCCTGAAACTGGCCGAAGCCTGGCAGCCGCCGGTCGCACCGGAGAAGCGCCACGGGGTCTGGTTCGACCGCAACGGCAACCAGGCCCTGTTGCTGCTGGAAACCCGCGCCGCCGGCTTCGATCCCGCAGGCCAGCAGGCGGCGCTGGCTACCTTGCGTGAGGCCTTCGACACGGTCCGCGGCGACAGCCCATCCGAGCTCATCGTCAGCGGCACTGGTGCCTTCTCCGAGCAGATCGCCGCCAATACCCGGCGCGAGGCGACCCTGTTCGGCAGCCTCGGTGGTTGTGGCTTCGCGCTGATCCTGCTGCTCGCCTTCCGTCGCTGGCAGGTGCCGCTGTTGGCCGCACTGCCGGTTGCCAGCGCCGGTCTGGTCGGGCTGGCTGCGGTGGCGCTGCTGTTCGCCGACGGGGTGCACGGAATCACTCTCGCGTTCGGCTTCACCCTGATCGGCGTCGCCGCCGACTACCCGATCCATCTCTTCAGTCACCTGCGTCCGCAGCAGCCGCCACGCGACAGCGCCCGCCTGATCTGGCGCACCCTCGCCACCGGTGTCGCCTCGACCTGCCTGGCCTACCTGACCTTCTTCGTCTCCGGTGTCGATGGCCTGCGCCAGCTGGCGGTGTTCACCGTCACCGGCCTTGCCACCGCCGCGCTGGGCACCCGTTTCCTGCTGCCCGCCCTGCTTGTGCCGGCGTCGAGCGACATTGCCGAAGGTCCACGCATGGCGCGCCTGCTCGAAACCATCGAACGGCTGCCCCGGCCGGCGATGCCGGTCGTGCTGGGCGTGGCGGCGCTGGCGGTCGCGGTGATCGTGTTCGTGCCCGGCACCTTCTGGCAGAACGACCTGGCCCGGCTGACCCCGGTGCCGGAAGATGCGCTGGCACGCGACCTGCAACTGCGCGAGGCGCTCGGAGCGCCGGACGTGCGTTATCTGATTGCGATCCAGGGCGAGGATGTCGAGTCGGTGCTGATCCGTTCCGAGCAGTTGCGTCCGGCGCTGGAAACCCTGCGCGCCACCCACGTGATCGTCGGCTACGACATGGCCGCGCGCTATCTGCCCAGTGCGGCCACCCAGCGCCAGCGCCAGGCGCGCCTGCCGGATCCGGCGACCCTGCGCCGCGAACTGGCCGCGGCATTGGCCGGCGGCCCGTTCCGTGCGGATGCTTTCGAAGGCTTCATCGAAGACGTCGAGCATGCGCGTACGGCCACACCGCTGCGGGCCGGCGACCTCGTCGGCACTCCGCTGGAGGCCACCCTGGCCGGCCTGCTGCTTACCGGCGAACGGTTGTCCGACGATGGCCGCGCCACCGCGCTGGTCTCGCTGGCCGGCCTGGCAGATCCGGACAGTGTGGCCCAGGTTGCCCGGGCCCACGATGTGCAATTGCTCGACCTCAAGCAGGCGTCCGAGTCGCTGGTCGCCGAATACCGCACCCGGGTGCTGTGGGCGCTGGCGCTGGCGGTGCTGCTGATGGCCGGTGGCGTGTACGTGATGTTGCGCGACCTGCGCCGCACCCTGCGCGTGCTCGCGCCGATGCTGCTGTCGACCGTGCTGGTGCTGGCGCTGTTGCGCGGCTTGGGAGTCGAGTTGAACCTGTTCCACCTGGTTGCGCTGATGCTGGCGGCCGGGCTTGGGCTGGATTACGCGCTGTTCTTCGACCATGCAGGCGGCGACCATGCCGAGCAGTGCCGCACCCTGCACGCGGTCATGGTCTGCGCGGCATCGACCCTGCTGGTGTTCAGCCTGCTTGCACTGTCGTCGATCCCGGTGCTGCGTGCGATCGGCACCACCGTCGCGCTGGGGGTGTTGTTCAACCTGGTGCTGGCGTTGCTGGTCACGCGTCGGTCGGCGTTGCGCGTATGA
- a CDS encoding phosphotransferase yields the protein MKAPIPVRDDILALVPHQGAMCLWDEVLGWDDGTIRLLAGNHRDPGHPLRHHDSLSAVHLCEYGAQAMAVHGGLLARRDALPARAGMLVALRGVELAVARIDDLDGPLIGEAERLADSPASQLYTFRILHADRVIAQGRATVALGEPRQDDQEGPRL from the coding sequence ATGAAGGCGCCCATACCCGTACGCGATGACATCCTTGCGCTGGTTCCGCACCAGGGTGCGATGTGCCTGTGGGATGAGGTGCTGGGCTGGGACGACGGCACGATCCGGTTGCTGGCCGGCAATCATCGCGACCCCGGCCATCCGCTGCGTCATCACGACAGTTTGTCCGCGGTGCACCTGTGCGAATACGGCGCCCAGGCAATGGCCGTGCATGGAGGCCTGCTCGCCCGCCGCGACGCCCTGCCGGCGCGCGCCGGCATGCTGGTCGCATTGCGTGGTGTCGAACTGGCGGTCGCGCGCATCGACGACCTCGATGGCCCGCTCATCGGCGAAGCCGAACGCCTCGCCGACAGTCCGGCCAGCCAGCTCTACACCTTTCGCATCCTGCACGCCGACCGCGTGATCGCGCAGGGCCGGGCGACGGTCGCCCTGGGCGAGCCGCGGCAAGATGATCAGGAGGGCCCCCGGCTGTGA
- the bacA gene encoding biofilm formation regulator BacA translates to MERKTSAYYQRRHREKLREMGLVKKELWILPEFGDELAAVERRMRQPRGSVPTQKEIGMNEPKVWTAQALNEALAATESFRSGAVSVELLDGAEPSLHLVMHDYGDLPVFVAVVGEQIIVEALLWPVSQVKDPAAFNEEVLRTHKLFPLSTIGIETIDGDPVYIMFGALDAHSSLSNVVFEIDTLADNVIKVTEAFESRLRDAA, encoded by the coding sequence ATGGAACGCAAGACCTCCGCCTACTACCAGCGCCGTCACCGTGAAAAGTTGCGGGAGATGGGGTTGGTGAAGAAGGAGCTTTGGATCCTGCCCGAGTTCGGTGACGAGCTCGCGGCAGTGGAACGACGCATGCGCCAGCCCCGCGGCTCGGTGCCCACCCAGAAGGAGATTGGTATGAACGAGCCCAAGGTCTGGACAGCGCAGGCCCTCAACGAGGCGCTGGCGGCGACGGAGTCCTTCCGCAGCGGCGCGGTGTCGGTCGAGCTGCTCGACGGCGCCGAGCCCAGCCTGCACCTGGTCATGCACGATTACGGCGACCTGCCGGTGTTCGTGGCCGTGGTCGGCGAGCAGATCATCGTCGAGGCACTGCTGTGGCCGGTGTCGCAGGTCAAGGACCCGGCCGCCTTCAACGAAGAGGTGCTGCGCACCCACAAACTGTTCCCGCTGTCGACCATCGGCATCGAGACCATCGACGGCGATCCGGTCTACATCATGTTCGGCGCGCTGGACGCGCACTCGTCGCTGTCCAACGTGGTGTTCGAGATCGACACCCTGGCCGACAACGTCATCAAGGTCACCGAGGCGTTCGAATCGCGCCTGCGTGACGCCGCTTGA
- a CDS encoding PspA/IM30 family protein: MNIWSKLLTALRGGATEVGESIIDGHALRILDQEIRDSDVELRRSKEALAEIMAKLKLAEGRLAKSNEKIAEYEAYTIKALDSGDENLAREVAGKIATLETVRDGEQQQVEQFFASVADLRKSITQAETNIRRLKQQVDTVKATESVQRAQSTVAHRYSGSQSKLQTAVDSLERIKQKQAERGARMEAAAELAKDEGQDAVDAKLKEAGIIADAVSADSVLERLKKKQAV, translated from the coding sequence ATGAACATCTGGAGCAAGCTGTTGACCGCGCTGCGTGGCGGCGCGACCGAAGTGGGCGAGTCGATCATCGACGGCCACGCGCTGCGCATCCTCGACCAGGAGATCCGCGACTCGGACGTCGAACTGCGCCGGTCGAAGGAGGCGCTGGCCGAAATCATGGCCAAGCTCAAGCTGGCCGAAGGCCGGTTGGCGAAGTCGAACGAGAAAATCGCCGAGTACGAGGCCTACACGATCAAGGCGCTGGATTCCGGCGACGAGAACCTGGCCCGCGAAGTCGCCGGCAAGATCGCGACGCTGGAAACGGTGCGCGACGGCGAGCAGCAGCAGGTCGAGCAGTTCTTCGCCAGCGTGGCCGACCTGCGCAAGTCGATCACCCAGGCCGAGACCAACATCCGCCGGCTCAAGCAGCAGGTCGACACGGTCAAGGCCACCGAGAGCGTGCAGCGCGCACAGTCCACCGTTGCCCACCGCTACAGCGGCTCGCAGAGCAAGCTGCAGACGGCAGTGGACTCACTGGAACGGATCAAGCAGAAGCAGGCCGAGCGCGGCGCGCGCATGGAGGCCGCGGCCGAACTGGCCAAGGACGAGGGCCAGGACGCGGTCGACGCGAAATTGAAGGAAGCCGGCATCATCGCCGACGCGGTCAGTGCCGATTCGGTGCTGGAGCGGTTGAAGAAGAAACAAGCCGTTTGA